Sequence from the Apium graveolens cultivar Ventura unplaced genomic scaffold, ASM990537v1 ctg1499, whole genome shotgun sequence genome:
tcgaaaaatcattttaaaaaattaatcttgtaaatcgggaacgagtctcgttgtcgggaggggtacttttaccagatttttctaatcctgacatgcaaaatgaattttaaattttttaataattttttcttatgactaaaatggatatatcttaacatccgtacggttggatcgtcgaaaaatcattttaaaaaattaatactgtaaatcgggaacgagtctcgttgtcgggaggggtagttttaccagatttttctaatcctgacatgcaaaatgaatttcaaattttttaataattttttcttatgactaaaatcgatatatcttaacatccgtacggttggatcgtcgaaaaatcattttaaaaaattaatcctgtaaatcgggaacgagtctcgttgtcgggatgggtacttttaccagatttttctaatcctgacatgcaagatgaattttaaaatttttaataattttttcatatgactaaaattgatatatcttaacatccgtacggttggatcatcgaaaaagtcatttaaaaattgaactttgttatcgggaatctcattttatacagtaatacttttacaatggtttcctcgaaacaccattgtgtaaagacaaactaagacaacgcttttttttattataaaaccgttgtgtaagtatatcagcttttttcaatctaacggctaatatctaatctcatttcaatcaagggCTGTCATTGTGACACTTCAGCAATCCGAGTAATATGTTTACAACCTATCATGCGCTGCCACCTCATCAGGTGGTGCccatttaaattataaaataactatttcagacaactgttttattccgttgtatgaaggtttttaagacaacccttctaaaaactgttgtgtgaattacacaacgtaatacctaaaagcttgtatgagactaactaagacaacacttttgttttaacataaaaccgttgtataagAATATTAGCTATTTTTCGATCTAACGGCCGATATCAAATCTCAATTCAATGAAGGGCTCTCATTTCGCCACCTCAGCAATTcttgtgaatgatttaccacctatcacgtgctgccacctcaatacgtggtacccattgaaattcctcagacaactgttttcattccgttgtttgatggtttagaggacaacctttctaaaaaaccgttgtctgaaTTACACAATATAATGTTAAAACTGTTGTCTTCTAACCCTATACGTTAACACAGTAACAACGGTTTGTAATCGTTGTGTTAAAGATCTAGAacaacactatatttaaaaaaccgttgcctgactcgatgagaggatacaacttgtacaacagtttaaaaaagatggatatccgttgtctattctggagctcacacaactgtttttttGCAAATTCAATTCACCGTTATATAATTTTTTAGGACGACGGTTTTTTTTTTAACCATTGTCTGTCAAGTGTTGTCTGATTATAAATTTCTTGTAGTGCTCTAAATTGACAGATGAGAAAATTATGAATGAATACCAATATATTTGGAACATATTTCTATTGCAAGTGCTTCATTATACTTTATTAAAGCATTCATTAGAAATGTGCTACTGATGATTGGTAACCTTTTGTTGCCTGCTGCCTAGGAATGAAACTCCCACTGGACATTGGCACCGAAAACCTGATTCCCTGAACACCACTGATGAATTATCAACTATCATCAACAATGAAATCACTTAAAAGAACTGCTGCAAAACTTTTTTAACAGAACATCCGCTGAATTTAGAGATTACCATATATATGAAATCACTGTCGTACAATCCAACAACAAATCTCATAAAATCCATTAACAATAAATAAGATTCATATGTTcaatttcataaataaataaaacaaccATAAGTAATCCTTATACAAATAGAAACAAAGCAGCTTGTCTAACAAATCCAATTATCCACTCCCAACGCTTAAATCCATGTTTCTTCTTTTCACCATAAGCGAATCCAGGCATAATAACAGCTCCCTATAAAgcaaaaaataaaatataatgaGACATAAATAGAGAGCTCTAGTGCACGACAATATCATAAGTAGCATTGAACCAGATATTGCATATTCAAACAACTATTAGTTTATgctttaaattaataaaattattaaatatacCAATGAAAAAGTATTATGATATGCTAGAAGAAGCTCCCCTAGAAGTTCCCTTGTCTCGTGCCGATATTTGATAATCCATCTCGTTCTTATATCTTGTTGACTTTCTTCGCCCCGGTTTTTTGGGGATGTTCTCAATATCGGGCACCATTTTGGGAAATGTATCAAATAAAGGCCAAGCATTCTCATCCGGCAATGGCTCAAATGCACTTCCATATACATTTCTTGCATTGTCTAGCCTATACCACTTACTTACCAAACTTGTGCAATCTAAATTTTGATTGGCACAACAAGCTAGCACATGAGAGCATGGAATATGGAATGTTTGCCATTTGTTACAAGTGCATATATTTTCCATTAAGCGAACAATGTGCTAATTACCTCCTTTTTGGCCACGCTTCAATGTAGTCACGGTGAACACCCAAGTGTCACGATCAAATACTTTCACATAATGGCCACTTGTACGTTCCTTCCATCTATTAAGCATTTTGTTGGCATGAAGTGTGAATAGACTGCCATCAACACATTGTTTCTCTACTTCTATTCGACGCTGATCAAAGTAAGCAACCAACTTGTGAAATATTGTCTTGACCAATGCAGCGATAGGGAGCTTTCTTGCCACCTTGATAGCACTGTTCCAACTTTCAGCCATGTTAGTTGTCATAATCCCAAACCTTTGACCTTCATCAAAAGCCAAAGCCCAACGATTTAATGGCTTATCAGCAAACCATTCTTCTACTCTTGGCTCAGCTGCTACCAATGCATTCCAATGCCTAGAAAATTTAGGCCCTATAAGTTGTCTACATAATGGAACAATGCTATCCTTCAACCCCCTTTTGAACTCCTTCCCAAAATTTGCAGCTAGGTGTCTAGAGCAGAACCGGTGATGACTAAGTGGTTCACACCACCCAAGCTCCGGATTGTTCATAACAGAAATAATCCCCTTGTGCCTATCTGAAATGACACAAACATCTCTCCTCTGGAGGACAATCTTTTTCTTCACCCTCTCCATGAACCAAGACCAACTTGCCTTATTTTCTCCCTCAACAACTGCAAATGCCACCGGAAGAAGGTCGTTAAAACCATCAACTGTTGTAGTTGTCAGCAAGACTCCCCCATACTTGTCATACATATGTGTACCATCTATAAGAAGTACAGGTATACAATGTTGAAATGCATCTATACAAGGCTTCAATGCCCAAAAGACTCGCTTGAATGTCACCACCTATTAGAATCAAACATATTAAATGAGTTAAATTTAACTAGTCAATAATGAATGAACAAATAATAATGGATGCAAAAATTAACAAATAGATAATGTAATTACCTCAACTATAGGCTCTCCTAGATCATGCTCCTTGAAGTACCAATCAACAATTGTTCCATGATTGAATGATAGCAATGCATTCATAAATTTGGGAAGGTACTCATAAGACTCTTCAGAGGACTTGAATATAGCTTTTTCTGTCATCTTTCTTGCATGCCTAATCTTCCTTCTTGAAGGTCTATAACCAAAGTGGCTCACAGCAGTAGCCTCTAATACTTTCTCCGAGACACTAGGATCTGCAGCTATCTGTGTACTAATGACATGTGCAATATTTGTAGAGCTCAAGTTGTAGTGATCCTGTGAGATGTTTGGGTTGACACATGTATGTGGACCCTTAATTTCcataatttcaaaaaaattatgaatgGCTCTCTTTCTTACTCTTAACATCCAAACACAACCTGTCACCTTCCTCTTGCATTCAACTTCCCAAACCCCTGAATCTGATTTTAGCACCTTTATCTCTTGGTGGTTGTCAATATGAACATCCTTCACTACACGCATCAACTCTTTTTTTGTATAAAACATTGTTCCCTTTCGCAATTCTGAAGCATTAAAAATATAAACTGATTTATTTAGAACCGGCTCATTAAATGATGCTACCATTGATGACCCATCAAAAGACTTGTAGAAAGGAATGTCTTCATCTCTAAATTCAGAACAACCTCTCGAGTTACTGTCACTATCCAAACGACTTGTGCACCTACTAGAACTTCCACTTGAAATACTTTCACTTACTCCACCACTAAAGCCGCCAGTAACTTCACCACTTTCAGTAGTTCGTAACTTTTTTGAGTTATAGGAGCTTGAACTTCTTTCACCACTTATGAACATCTCACCCCTTACATTTGAATTTTGCACGGAGTTAATCAAAAAATTTTCAACATAGAGCTCTACGTAGTTTCTTAAACTTGAAAAAACCACTGAATCAAACATATACTCTACGTCATCATCATCATACATTGGTGCTACTTCAAACATATTTGTTAAAGGATTTAGAAATCTACGACAAATGTTCAACTTATACAATGTATTATCGGTCCACAACTTTGTATACAAAAGATCTAATAAACCTTCAAAACTAAGATTAAACTCTAATTTCACCAATCTAGTCATCTTTCTATCATATTTAACACCTTCCGCATCATCCATTATAATATTTCCATCACTATATAGCCAACCCCAAATAAACCCACTTTGTGAAGCCATTGTATTACCCCTAGTAAAGATAGATCTAGGGTTGTAGAAATAAAATGAGTACCTTAAATTAGCCAATTGAATTTGCAATCCCCATCTTCGGCATAAGAGATTCACTCCATTGTTAGAAATTAGCAACAATAAATGGGCGTGTTTACATTATCTGAGAGAGAATAGTGAAAGAAATATTTGACAAACGACAACCTTATGTTTTGTGTGTACTCGAGACAGGCGGGTTTGTAAAAAAATAAAGCTATTACGCATTCAAGAAAAACGTATTACAAATACATATTTGCTGAATGTGTAATATACATAAAGATATTAATAATACATACATATGAAATGCGTATTACCAATAACCCAGAAACAGAATGCGTATTAAGATTTAACATAAAATTAGAATACATATACTCATATGTCATATGCGTAATAGGAATTAGAACCCATATTGCGAATGCATATTTTCTTTTACCCAATACAGAAATGCGTAATAGgatttagggtttagggcctTTAGGCCCTAAGCCCTAAACCCTAGAGCGTAAACCCTAATTTATACTAGGAGGCCCTAAACCCTAGTAACCAAATTATAATTTAAGAATCAAACTCTAATTTAAAATAAGATCcctaattaaataatttttaatattttagggttcaataatccccaattgggttttagaaatatttaaaAAGTATATAATATATTACACAACGATTTAGGGTTTAGgatttagggtttagggcctagagcctaaaccctaatttatactagggtttagggcctttaggccctaaaccctagTAACCAAATTTTAATTTAAGAATCAAACTCTAATTTAAAATAGGATCcctaattaaataatttttaatattttagggttcaaTAATCCCCAATTGGGTTTTAGAAACATTTAAAAAGTATATAATATATTACACAACGATTTAGGGTTTAGGATGTAGGGtaggccctaaaccctagagCCTAAACCCTAGTAACCGATCATAAACCCtattaatcaaattttaatttaaaaatcaccATTAATTTAACCGTATTAATATTTTAGTATTTTAGGATTCAACAatttcaaatttgagtttaaaaatattaatataaattaaatatatattttttaaataaattcgaaattttaatatatttttgcaattttACATAATGTTTAATTTTGTacaataaataaaaatattacgCATTTCCCAGATTTGTAATATGCATTACCTACTGTCAAAATGCGTGTTATGTTTAACTGCAACCTTCCCTTTTTATCAAGCACTTATTACGCATTCTTACTATGCTTATCATGTAATACCCTCTCCTCCAATGCATATCAGTGGCTATTACTCTTCCCCCTATATGCGTAATACATGTTCtacaaattaaaaataataaattagcATGACATGCATTCTTGCAATGCGTATTAGCTACTACCCCTCCCACAAATGCGTAATAGGTGGGTATAAATGGCCCCGCTAAAATCGCGCGGGTATTCCTGTACATCTTTTGCAAAAAAAAAGTAATTATGGCCTTCGCCCCCCGTTCGAGGAAAATGGGCTCATAACCGCTTTCTCCACCTCGTCACTCGAACTGGGATTATTGGAACCGGTGGAGATGAGGTCGGTCGATGGCGCGACGCAGTGTGTTACGGTGGATGGAGGTTTGGTGGTGGACGGAAACTTGTTGATGATAACGGAAAGGTTGAGAAGCTCGAAAAGATTTTGAAAGGTGTTCATGTTGAAAAGGCGGTTGAAGAAGCAAAGGTCGAGAAAGTAGCGAAGAATGATGAAGAGAAGAGCGAAAAGCAAGGTGCTTTTCTTGTTACCTAGAACTAATCACACTAGCACAAACTTTACAGTTTTTTGTATAATGTTGCTTTGTGTGTATTTTTGTAGATTCCTAAACTCCCTATTATTTGTTTGCTATCTTTTACTTGGTATTAGTTTGCGTATAGTAATGCACACTGTTAGAATTCTGACGGCTGCTGCGATTACTCATGTGCTGCATAATAAGCAGGAGTTTCCGTTGGTTAGGGGAGTAGAGTGTATTTTGGTACTTTCGGTTGGGAATTAGTTTGAGTACGTTCTTGTTTTTGTTACTTTCAAACTGTAGTTCTTACATacttttattattaatttattatatcAAAAAGAACGCTGCAGTTTAATAAATGATGAAATTGTCGAGATTTACTTACTGAATTCATGATCTTAAACATACAAAAAGATTAGGGAATAGTTTATTCAGTGCCACGGTTTACTCCAAAGACATGTTCTTATTAAATTCAAATTGCAGGAGTGGATTAAAAATCAAATGGATTGCACCAAGTGGAGGACGTGACCGTCCTGATCCTGCCACGAAAGAATGGTTTCTAGTAAGCTATTTCCTTCAAAATATGATTAATTGCATAAATTTGCAGCTTGTGATAATTAGCCATGTTCTCGATCGCCACTAAAATGTTACTTCTTCACACTTCCTTCCGAGTAAGGCTATTTGTGATTCCTGAGTTCAGAAAACACAAAACCCCTCTAGTTTTGCATAGTAAATAC
This genomic interval carries:
- the LOC141699921 gene encoding uncharacterized protein LOC141699921 yields the protein MASQSGFIWGWLYSDGNIIMDDAEGVKYDRKMTRLVKLEFNLSFEGLLDLLYTKLWTDNTLYKLNICRRFLNPLTNMFEVAPMYDDDDVEYMFDSVVFSSLRNYVELYVENFLINSVQNSNVRGEMFISGERSSSSYNSKKLRTTESGEVTGGFSGGVSESISSGSSSRCTSRLDSDSNSRGCSEFRDEDIPFYKSFDGSSMVASFNEPVLNKSVYIFNASELRKGTMFYTKKELMRVVKDVHIDNHQEIKVLKSDSGVWEVECKRKVTGCVWMLRVRKRAIHNFFEIMEIKGPHTCVNPNISQDHYNLSSTNIAHVISTQIAADPSVSEKVLEATAVSHFGYRPSRRKIRHARKMTEKAIFKSSEESYEYLPKFMNALLSFNHGTIVDWYFKEHDLGEPIVEVVTFKRVFWALKPCIDAFQHCIPVLLIDGTHMYDKYGGVLLTTTTVDGFNDLLPVAFAVVEGENKASWSWFMERVKKKIVLQRRDVCVISDRHKGIISVMNNPELGWCEPLSHHRFCSRHLAANFGKEFKRGLKDSIVPLCRQLIGPKFSRHWNALVAAEPRVEEWFADKPLNRWALAFDEGQRFGIMTTNMAESWNSAIKVARKLPIAALVKTIFHKLVAYFDQRRIEVEKQCVDGSLFTLHANKMLNRWKERTSGHYVKVFDRDTWVFTVTTLKRGQKGDCTSLVSKWYRLDNARNVYGSAFEPLPDENAWPLFDTFPKMGAVIMPGFAYGEKKKHGFKRWEWIIGFVRQAALFLFV